The sequence GAGTTCATCGCGCCGAGGTCCGGTTTCTGGCTGACGGCGGTGATCATGGTCTCCAGCGGCAGCTCGTAGGTGTCGCCTTCGATAGGCACCGGGCGTCGGCGGCCCGAATCGTCGGGCTCGCCGAGCTCCATGCGTTGCACGATCATCGCCTTGAGAGCGCCTTCTTCGTCGCGCATGATCTCGATCGGCGCCGCGAGATATTCGATCTTGATGTCTTCCTCGAGGGCCTCCTCGATCTCGCGCTCGATGGCCGGCATTTCGGCGCGGGTGCGACGATAGAGGATCGTCACCTCGGCGCCCAGCTTCGACGCCATTGCCGCCGAATCGGCGATCAGACGCTTCGAGACACGAGCCGCGTCAATGGCTGTGTCGCCGCCGCCAATCACCACCACGTTGGTGCCGATGTCGACCTTCTTGCCGGAATTGGCATGGTTGAGGAACTCGGTGCCGGTCCAAATGCCGGGTCCGTCTTCACCGGGGATCCCCATGTTCTTACCCTGGTGGGCGCCAATGGCGACGTAGACCGCTGAGTACTCCTTGCGGATCTCTTCCCAGGTCACGTCCTTGCCGATCTTGGTGTCGCACTTGAGTTCCACCCCGAGGTCGACGATGCGTTGAATCTCGGCGTCGAGCACCTCGCGCGGCAACCGGTAGACCGGGATTCCGTAGCGGAGCATGCCGCCAGCTTTGGGCAGGCTCTCGAAGACCGTCACGTTGTAGCCCCGACGGGCGAGCTGATAGGCACAGGACAGACCCGATGGGCCGGCCCCGACGACCGCGATCTTCTGGTCCTTGGGACCCTCGCCTTCGATCGGCTCCATCTTGAGCCCTTTGTCGAGGGCGTAATCGCCGATGTACCGCTCGACCGAGTTGATGCCGACTGGCCCGTCTTTCTGGCCTCGGTTGCACCCCGTTTCGCAGGGATGGGGACACACTCTCCCCATCACCGATGGGAAGGGATTGGTCTCCATCTCGATGCGCCAAGCCTGTTCACAGGCCTCGTCGAGGCTCAGACCGAGCTTTTCGCGCAAACTGATAACCGTCAGCCAGCCGCGGATGTCGTTGCCGCTCGGGCAGTTGCCGGTACACGGCGGCAGGCTCTCGACGTAGCGCGGGCGCAAGGACGAAATCTGCGATCCGGCCCCACCCCCGCTGGAAAGCCGGGCCTTCATCTTGCTCGACTTGTCCTTGTCCTTCTTCTTTAATAGACCCATATCTCACGCCTCCTCACTGGCAGCCGGGCCCGTTTCACGCGAGCTTCGACATGTGCGCCTTGAGCTTCTCCAGCTCGCCGAGGATGCCGTCGTGCTTTTCCTCGTCGGTCAGCAGGTAGTTGAGCAGGATTTTGTGTACCGGCTCGGTGGTTTCTTCGAGGAGCTCTTTCGCCAGCTCGATGGTCTGCCGCTCGAGCTCATCGTGCGCCTCGATCTGACCCCAGACCTCGGCCAGGTCTTCGGGTGACAGCTTGACCGGCGCCCTGGTGATCATGTCGATCATGAACTGCTGCACGCGGTGGTGCTGCACCGAGTCGTTGCGGATGATCTCCATGATCTGACGGATCAGCAGGTTGTCGGTCTTTTCCATGATTTGGGCGGTCGTCTCGATCGCATCGCGCTCGATGCCCTGCCACTGGCGCAGCACATCGACGGTCTTCGCCGCCCGCTCCGGCCCAGAGAGTTTGTCTCGTGCCATAGCGTCCTCCGTGTGTTCTCTCAGCGCCCAAACACCCCCCCCGGGCACACGCCCAAGGGGGAGATTGGCGCTCATTCTTTTGGTGGAAGCGTCACGTAGCTGCCGCCCGCGTACTTGTAGACGCAGCGGCCGGAGTCGATGAGCTGGCGCAGGGCTTTCTTGCACATGCGCTTGTCGACATTGTCCTCACCGAACTGTTCAATCATCGCCTTTGAGACGTCCATCGGCTTCAGATCTTTCTTGCCGTAGGTCGATTTCACGAGCTCGAACATGGCGTCTTCGATCTGATCAATCGTGACTTCAGGCATGATGCCTCCTAGTGGCGCAGTTGCGCCGTCCGCTTAAAGGTCTCGCCCGCGTGGGTGAAATCGTCGATGTGATATTTCGTGAAGTCCTGACCGATGAGCTCGAAGAACTTCGGCCAGCCGATGCGATCGATCCATTCACCCATGCGTTCGTGTTTGCGTGCGTTGGCGGCGTAGGTCTCGACGATGTTCTTGACCGCCTCGACGACCTCCGGCCAGCGCGGCGGATTGTTGGGTAGGTACGGGACCGCCAGCTTCGAGAACTTCGGAGCCACGCGCGAGTTCGATACCTTGCCGCCGACCCAGATCGAGATCCCATCGGTATCGGCGTTGTTGATGGTGCAGGCCGGGCAGACCGTATAGCAGTTGCCGCAGTACATGCACTGCTCTTCGACGATCTCCACCGACTGCTTTCCGTCGACCGTCGTCGGACGGATGGCACCCGTCGGGCAGGATGCGATGAGGTTCGGAATCTCACACATTTTCGGCAGGTCGTCATGGTTGATGACCGGCGCGCGGGTGTGTACACCGAGGATGGCGATATCGGAGCAGTGGACAGCACCGCACATGTTGAGGCAGCAGGCGTAGGCAATGCGCGTCTTCGCCGGCAGGCGTTTTTCGCCCGAGAAGTAAGGGAAGAGCTCGTCCATGACGCATTTCACGACACCAGAAGCGTCCGATGCCGACGAGTGGCAGTGGACCCAGCCCTGGGTGTGGACGATGTTGGAGAGCTCGGCGCCGAGGCCGCCGACCGGGAAGCCGTACTCCTCGATCTCCTTGATCAGAGGTTCGATCTTGGCCTCGTCGGTGAGCAGGAATTCGACGTTGTTGCGGCTCGTCCAACGGAGGTGGCCGTCGCAGTACTTGTCAGCGATGTCGCAGAACTTGCGAATCGATGTGATCGCGAGCAGCCGCGGCGAGGCGCAGCGGACGGTGAAAAGCTTGTCGCCCGACTCGGCCACGTGGACCATGACACCGGGTTTGATGATTTCGTGATAGTCCCACTTCCCGTAGTTCTTCTTGATGACCTCGGGCAGGAACTGCTCGTAATGTGGGGGTCCGATATCGGTTTGACGTTCGAATTCAGGCATGAGTTCCTCCTTCCTCAGTCTTCGAAGATTTCGTCGTCGAAGAAGATGTACGGGTTCGTGCGCGGGTGCATCACCATCTCGGGCACCGGGTCGAGCCCGATCTCCTCGAGGAAGTTGGAGAGGCCAACGCGCTGGATGAACTCACCCGTACGCTCGCGGTTCTTGCCGTGCTCACCCCAGAGGTCCCAGATCGCCTCGGTGAGCTCCTTGAGATCCTCGTAATCCGACTCGGGATCCATTTCGAGGAACGGCACGAAAACCGATGACAGCAGTGCGCCACCGATGATCGGCGCCTTCGCGCCGATGAGGATCGTCGCACCACGTTCCTTGCCGGGCTTGAGCGCCTTCGGCATCAGGTTGATGCAGTGCATGCACTTGACGCAGTTGGAGTTGTCGATATCTAGAGTCTTGCCATCCCACTCCATGCACTTGGTCGGGCAGAGATCGCAGACCTCGGCCTGGACATCAGTACCGTTCTTGTCGTACTCGGCCACCTTGGCGTTGTCGACCTGGATGTCGTCCTTCCAGACACCGATCACCGAGCAGTCCGAACGCGCGATCGAGGCCACGCAGTCGTTCGGGCAACCGGCGAACTTGAACTTGTACTTGTAGGGGAAGAACGGCCGGTGCAGCTCGTCCTGGAAGGTCTGGGTGATGTTGTAGCAGGCATCCAGGGTGTCGTAGCAGGCCCACTCGCAGCGCGCGGGGCCGACACAGCAGCTCGGCGTACGCATGTTGGAGCCGGAGCCGCCGAGGTCGAAGCTCGGATGGTCTTCCTTTTCGGCGCTGAGCTCGGCGAAACAGGGCTCGAGGCTCTCGGTGCTGCCGCCAAGAAAGACGATGTCACCGGTCGAGCCGTGCATGTTGGTCAGGCCCGAACCGTGCTTCTCCCAGATGTCGCACAGGTGGCGCAACGCCTTGGTGGTGTAGAACCAAGCCGACGGTTGATTGACACGGTAGGTATGGAACTCCCGGACGTTGGGGAATTCTTCCGGGAGATCGCAGTAGCGACCGATCACGCCACCGCCGTAGCTCATCACACCGACGATTCCACCGTGTTTCCAGTGGCTGATGTGCTCCTCGTAGGAGCGTTCGAGGATCCCGAGCACGTCATTCGACATCGGGTTGTGCTCGGCCTCCTTCTTGATTTCCTTGACGAAGCTCGGCCACGGCCCCTTTTCGAGCTCGTCAAGCAGCGGCGTTTTCCTCTTTTCTGTCATGGCCACTCCTTTCTCAATCACATAATTGGTTGCTGGGGCAAAACGAAATCCACTTCAAGGTTCAGCCTCACATCAGGGCACTGATGTTCGACCAGAACCTGGAGAACACCACAGTTGACAGGAAATATCCGAGCGGGACGTTGACCATGACACCGATGGTGAACGCCCAGAACGGCTTGAGACCAAAGGTCAGAAGATCGGCGAATCGCGTCGACAGGCCGATACACAGGAAGCACAGCACAAACGCCCATGAGCGCAAATTCTTGATCGGAGTGATCACTTTCTTTCGAAGGTCACTTTCGAACCAGTTCGACGAAAACCGCAGCTGTTTGAACGCGCCCAATTTGTCGTTGCGATCGGGATCGCCTGGCGGGATTGCGGCCTTGAGTGATTCGTACTCCTGGAGCGTCATTGACTCGCCGCCGTTTGCGTATTCAAGACCCTCCGCAGTGATCGTCACCCGGTCGGCGAGCTCGGGCGGCACCGTGTAGTTCGAGAAGTCCGCGTCGTACACGATCTTCTCGGCCGAGCTTTTGTATGTGCCTTCGAATGAAGCAGTTCCAACCCAATCGGCAGGTGGCGTCGAGCTGACAATGGTCATGATGATCGAGGCGAGGAAGAAACCGATCACGAACTTGGGAAATCGCTCCCAGATGATGCCAGCGCCAACCGCCTGGTCAGAGGCTTCCCCCTTCTCCCAGAAAACCACCGATACCACCGCCAGGATCAGGCACCAGATGCCGATCCAGATGTCGCGGCCGATGACCTTCATGAGGGTGAAGGTATTGATCGGATCGTCGGGGTTGAGCATCTCGCCATTCACGCCGCGGATGGCGCCCGACTCGATGACGTCGGCGAGTTCGGCCACGACCGCAAAGCCGGCAGCATCGGCGAATTCCGATGTTCCGGTCCACGCTCCCGCTTCTCCCGGAGATATCGGAACCGGAACCATCCACTTCACAATCATGCTGAGCGCCAGGATCATGACGATCGCCCAGACCGAGACGATGGCGATCGAGATCGCGATGTGGTCCTTCTTGGCCTTGACAGCACCGCCTACGGCAATCGAGGCCGAGACGCCACACACCGCCCCGCCAGCGCCGAGGACGGCACCGAACTGTTTGTCGAGACCGAAGAGCCTGGTCGCCGCGAGGAAGATCGTGAGCCAGGTGCAGACCGAGACAATGGTTGCCTGCAAAAACGCGATCGGGCCAGCGTTGAAAATCAACGTCAGGGGAAGGGTCGCGCCGAGCAGGACGATGCCGGTCTTGATGTAGTACTCGGTCAGCAGGCAGGTCTGGAACCACTCGGGCAGCTGGAAGAGATTGCCGATGATCAGGCCGATGATCAGGGCCAACAACGGTGCACCCAGATGAAGCGTCGCCTTCACGAAGGTGTTGGACGAGAGGTAGAAGATCGCGGTCGAGCCGAGGAAGAGAATCACGAATCCCGGAACGAACTGACGGACATTGCGCCCCATCACTGCCATCGAGATGGTGAAAACCGTCCCGAAGAGGGTGAAGATGATCAGGTAGTCCGGCAGGTGTTTCGTGAAATCGGAAATCAGGCCATCAATTGTCGACCAGCTTCCCGGTTTGACCGCCCACCCGGCAATCGTTCCACCGGTGAAATAGGCTGCTAACGCGAGGAGCACGATGCCGAGGCCGAGCCATACCGCCCAGTAATCCTCGGTCTTCCAGAGTTTTTGGAGCCCCTCGTGCACCTGTTCGCCTCCCACACGCCGCACACCCAACCCGACGTCAACGGTGCAACCCCTGTGCCAGAGCGAGCCCTCGTGAAGGATCCCTCAAACTGTTGACGAGAGATGACTTTGATAGAAGAGGAGTGAACCGGAAGGGCGCCCGGAGGGACCGGTGTTACGGAAGCGTAACAACGCTCGGGAGGCACCATCGACATCGCTTTCACAGCGGACCCGAATTCCGAATTCGGAATTCGGACCCCGTCGGCGGCAGCGACGTGCGGCCGCTGGCCGAAAAGGAAGGGCGGACGGTGGTCGGCCACCCGGCCGCTCGCTGGTGACGGTGCGACGCGACGGCCGAAGGCCGTCAGCAATTCGGAATGCCACCACCCCACCCATTTCGAAACCGAAAACCCAGAGAAGCCAAGGGATTCCTAGGTATTTGGAATTCGGCTGCGAGACGATCAGACGCAGCCGCTTCTGACGGGGCAGAACCTTTCGACGAGCGAGGAAGATTCAGGAAAAACCCTGGTGTCTTGGCGGTGAAGATGACTGGTGCGGAAGCGGTCAGGTCTTTCGAGTACGGCCGTCCGATTGCGGTGTCTCGATGTCGAGGTCCTTGATCTTGCGGAAGAGCGTGCTCGGGTGGATCCCGAGCTCCTCTGCCGCCACCTTCCGGTTGCCGGCATTGCGGCGCAGGGCATCGGTGATGTGGACGGACTCGAGTTCACGGAGAGTCATCCCTGTTGAGGCGCTTCCCGGTGTCCTTTCCGAATCTTGTCCCAGCTCGGGCGGTAGGTGTCGGGATTCGATCATGCCCCCCCGGCAGAGCACGAAGGCGCGTTCGATGATGTTCTCGAGCTCCCGGGCATTACCCGGATAATCATGCTTCATCAGCAGAGCCAGCACCCCGTCCGAGACCCCGATCACGTCTTTCCCTTGCAGCCGATTGAAGCGGCCGATGAAATGATCGATCAGGAGGGGAATGTCCTCACGCCGCTCTCGAAGGGTCGGCAGCTCGAGCCGTATGACGTTGATACGGTAGAAGAGATCTTCGCGAAAGGACCCATCTTCGACGAGCTTGTTGAGGTCGCGATGGGTCGCGACCACGACGCGCACGTCGGCCTCGACCGACTCGACACTACCCAACGGCTCGTACACCCTCTCCTGCAGGACTCGCAACAGACGCACCTGCATGGCCGGCGAAATATCGCCGATCTCATCGAGGAAGATCGTCCCCCCCTCGGCGAGAGCAAATCGACCGGGTTTGTCGCTCTTTGCGTCGGTGAAGGCACCGGCCTTGTGGCCGAAGAGTTCTGATTCGAGCAGAGTGTCGGGGAGGGCGCCGCAATTGATGGCCACGAATGGCTTTCCCTGGCGTGGCGAGAGATCGTGAATGGCGCGGGCGAAGAGCTCTTTTCCGGTGCCGCTGGCGCCGTGAATCACCACCGTGCTGTCGCTTTCAGCCACCGCCGGCAACAACCCGAACAACTCCCGCATGACGCGGCTGCGGCCGATGATATCGCCGAGCGAGAACCTGCCCTCGAGCTCTTTCTTGAGCTCTTCCACCTGGCTGAGATCGCGGAAGGTCTCGACGCCGCCCACGACCCGGCCGCTCTGATCGCGCAGCACGGCGGTTGAAATCCGCACCGGCACCTTACGGCCCCTGGCGTCGAGAATCATGATCGCCCGATTGACGACCGGCTCACCCGAGCTCAATGTGTAATTCAGTACACAACCGGAGCCGCAGATACTGGCCCTGAAGACGTCGCAACAACGGACACCGATGGCCTGGTCCCGCCGAATTCCGGTGATGCGCTCGGCCGCCCGATTGAAAGACGTGATCCGCCACTCGCGATCGACGGTGAACACACCGTCGGCGACGCTATCGAGAACGGTTTGCGCGACAATCGGCTCGTCGGTAGACATCGTGCACTCTCTTCACACGGTACTACTTCGGCAACGCCCACGCCAACGTTCACCTTTCACAATCATCCGCTTCACACTCACTGTCTATTCGAGATATGGCATACTCTGTATCCGGGACTCCCTTCTCGAGGCGGGGGAAGACAGGCGGATGACGCAGACCGGAAGGGCAAACTCACAACGGACGACCACGATCAGGCTCGGAATCTGGGTGCTGGCGTCCCTCGTCACAGCCACATCGGTCGCCCTTTTCGCCGGCCATGTCCCTCCCGTGGCACTGGGTTGCGGTCTCGCAGTCGTCCTCGTGGCCCTGGGTCTCCCGCTCCTCCGACAACCTCCCGCTGCCCCAAACTCGAACAACGTCGCCAGCTTGGAAAGAGAGCTCGATCGGACACGGCGCGGCTATGAGCGCCTCTTCACGTCGGTTCCGTGTTTCATCTGCGTCCTCGACCGGGAACATCAGATCCTGGAGGCCAATCAACTCTACCGCGAGGAATTCGGTGCCACCGACCGATCTCGATGTTACGAAATCTGCAAGGGCCGCACCTCGAAATGCCCGGACTGTCTGGTCGACCAGACCTTCGAAGACGGCGAGGTCTTCTCGAGCGAAGAGACTCTCGTGACCCGCGATGGCCGTCGGATCAGTGCCGTCGTCTACACGCGACCGATCTACGACGACGACGGCGAGATCACGTCCGTCATGGAGGTCTTCACGGACATTACCGAGATCAAAAAACTGCAGGGCCGGCTGGCGCTCATGGGTCGCGCAGTGGCTGGCATGGCGCACCGCGTGAAGAACATCCTGATGGGCCTGGAAGGCGGTATATTCGTCGTCAACGAGGGCCTCGAATCCGGCGACCAGGAGGGAATTTCCGAAGGCTGGGAGATGGTCGAACGCAACGTCGAGCTGGTCTCGAGAATCGTCAAGGACCTCCTGTATTGTGCCAAGGAACGGACTCCGGACTTCAACCATAACGTCAGTCCGGAACGAATTGTCCTCGACGTACAGCGACTTTTTGCCGACCGACTGGCGGCCGAAAACATCATGCTCGAGACCGATATCGAGGAACCGTTTCACAC comes from Acidobacteriota bacterium and encodes:
- a CDS encoding YeiH family protein translates to MHEGLQKLWKTEDYWAVWLGLGIVLLALAAYFTGGTIAGWAVKPGSWSTIDGLISDFTKHLPDYLIIFTLFGTVFTISMAVMGRNVRQFVPGFVILFLGSTAIFYLSSNTFVKATLHLGAPLLALIIGLIIGNLFQLPEWFQTCLLTEYYIKTGIVLLGATLPLTLIFNAGPIAFLQATIVSVCTWLTIFLAATRLFGLDKQFGAVLGAGGAVCGVSASIAVGGAVKAKKDHIAISIAIVSVWAIVMILALSMIVKWMVPVPISPGEAGAWTGTSEFADAAGFAVVAELADVIESGAIRGVNGEMLNPDDPINTFTLMKVIGRDIWIGIWCLILAVVSVVFWEKGEASDQAVGAGIIWERFPKFVIGFFLASIIMTIVSSTPPADWVGTASFEGTYKSSAEKIVYDADFSNYTVPPELADRVTITAEGLEYANGGESMTLQEYESLKAAIPPGDPDRNDKLGAFKQLRFSSNWFESDLRKKVITPIKNLRSWAFVLCFLCIGLSTRFADLLTFGLKPFWAFTIGVMVNVPLGYFLSTVVFSRFWSNISALM
- a CDS encoding FAD-dependent oxidoreductase, whose protein sequence is MGLLKKKDKDKSSKMKARLSSGGGAGSQISSLRPRYVESLPPCTGNCPSGNDIRGWLTVISLREKLGLSLDEACEQAWRIEMETNPFPSVMGRVCPHPCETGCNRGQKDGPVGINSVERYIGDYALDKGLKMEPIEGEGPKDQKIAVVGAGPSGLSCAYQLARRGYNVTVFESLPKAGGMLRYGIPVYRLPREVLDAEIQRIVDLGVELKCDTKIGKDVTWEEIRKEYSAVYVAIGAHQGKNMGIPGEDGPGIWTGTEFLNHANSGKKVDIGTNVVVIGGGDTAIDAARVSKRLIADSAAMASKLGAEVTILYRRTRAEMPAIEREIEEALEEDIKIEYLAAPIEIMRDEEGALKAMIVQRMELGEPDDSGRRRPVPIEGDTYELPLETMITAVSQKPDLGAMNSDELGDGWLNGDDWGFTGVDGVWTGGDNINLGIATTSIGQARKAALAIHSHLQGTELPKESNGEMIRADKLKIDWYEPIDRTKRQVKAPEDRLANPFDEVDLGLTAEDALVELSRCFSCGKCFGCENCWMYCQNNVFGKEPQVSPGHFFIIKNIEKCDGCKKCWEECPCGYIVGE
- a CDS encoding sigma 54-interacting transcriptional regulator, which encodes MSTDEPIVAQTVLDSVADGVFTVDREWRITSFNRAAERITGIRRDQAIGVRCCDVFRASICGSGCVLNYTLSSGEPVVNRAIMILDARGRKVPVRISTAVLRDQSGRVVGGVETFRDLSQVEELKKELEGRFSLGDIIGRSRVMRELFGLLPAVAESDSTVVIHGASGTGKELFARAIHDLSPRQGKPFVAINCGALPDTLLESELFGHKAGAFTDAKSDKPGRFALAEGGTIFLDEIGDISPAMQVRLLRVLQERVYEPLGSVESVEADVRVVVATHRDLNKLVEDGSFREDLFYRINVIRLELPTLRERREDIPLLIDHFIGRFNRLQGKDVIGVSDGVLALLMKHDYPGNARELENIIERAFVLCRGGMIESRHLPPELGQDSERTPGSASTGMTLRELESVHITDALRRNAGNRKVAAEELGIHPSTLFRKIKDLDIETPQSDGRTRKT
- a CDS encoding PAS domain S-box protein, with product MTQTGRANSQRTTTIRLGIWVLASLVTATSVALFAGHVPPVALGCGLAVVLVALGLPLLRQPPAAPNSNNVASLERELDRTRRGYERLFTSVPCFICVLDREHQILEANQLYREEFGATDRSRCYEICKGRTSKCPDCLVDQTFEDGEVFSSEETLVTRDGRRISAVVYTRPIYDDDGEITSVMEVFTDITEIKKLQGRLALMGRAVAGMAHRVKNILMGLEGGIFVVNEGLESGDQEGISEGWEMVERNVELVSRIVKDLLYCAKERTPDFNHNVSPERIVLDVQRLFADRLAAENIMLETDIEEPFHTGSFDADGLHNLLCNLVANAVDACRFDHADDKDGHTITMRCRTNGDGSTILQVADDGPGISEDVNARVFEDFFSTKGSEGTGIGLLVAQKVAEDHGGKVTFSSKPGSGTTFTVTIPAAASRTELPVVTSSIEG
- the dsrB gene encoding dissimilatory-type sulfite reductase subunit beta — its product is MPEFERQTDIGPPHYEQFLPEVIKKNYGKWDYHEIIKPGVMVHVAESGDKLFTVRCASPRLLAITSIRKFCDIADKYCDGHLRWTSRNNVEFLLTDEAKIEPLIKEIEEYGFPVGGLGAELSNIVHTQGWVHCHSSASDASGVVKCVMDELFPYFSGEKRLPAKTRIAYACCLNMCGAVHCSDIAILGVHTRAPVINHDDLPKMCEIPNLIASCPTGAIRPTTVDGKQSVEIVEEQCMYCGNCYTVCPACTINNADTDGISIWVGGKVSNSRVAPKFSKLAVPYLPNNPPRWPEVVEAVKNIVETYAANARKHERMGEWIDRIGWPKFFELIGQDFTKYHIDDFTHAGETFKRTAQLRH
- the dsrA gene encoding dissimilatory-type sulfite reductase subunit alpha codes for the protein MTEKRKTPLLDELEKGPWPSFVKEIKKEAEHNPMSNDVLGILERSYEEHISHWKHGGIVGVMSYGGGVIGRYCDLPEEFPNVREFHTYRVNQPSAWFYTTKALRHLCDIWEKHGSGLTNMHGSTGDIVFLGGSTESLEPCFAELSAEKEDHPSFDLGGSGSNMRTPSCCVGPARCEWACYDTLDACYNITQTFQDELHRPFFPYKYKFKFAGCPNDCVASIARSDCSVIGVWKDDIQVDNAKVAEYDKNGTDVQAEVCDLCPTKCMEWDGKTLDIDNSNCVKCMHCINLMPKALKPGKERGATILIGAKAPIIGGALLSSVFVPFLEMDPESDYEDLKELTEAIWDLWGEHGKNRERTGEFIQRVGLSNFLEEIGLDPVPEMVMHPRTNPYIFFDDEIFED